In the genome of Clostridia bacterium, the window GACGGCAGCAGCGGCGCGGGAAACAGGAGGCGATGATACGTTGGCCGGCTATGTCCTACGGCGCGTTCTCTACGCGATGCCAACTCTGATACTCATATCGATAGTGTCCTTCATAATCATCCAGCTGCCTCCGGGAGATTTCCTTACGTCGTACATCGCTCAGCTCAGTCAGACCGGCCAGACCGTGGATGAGGCCGCGATCGCGTCATTAACCAAGCGATACGGTCTTGACCAGCCGATGCACATACAGTACTTCAAATGGATGTGGGGCATGCTGCACGGTGATTTCGGCCAGTCCTTTGAGTGGAACATGCCTGTTAGTTCGCTGATATGGGAAAGACTGGGGCTTACAGTGGCGATCTCCGCTGCAACTATGCTGTTCACGTGGGCAGTGTCCTTCCCGATAGGCATCTACTCAGCGACTCATCAATACTCGTTTGGAGACTACTTTGTTTCCGCAGTTGGGTTCATCGGCCTGGCGACCCCTTCTTTCATGCTAGCCCTGATACTTATGTGGTTCGCGTACTCACATTTCGGGCAGAGTGTTGGCGGACTCTTCTCGCCCGAGTTCATGGAAGTCGGCTGGAGTTGGGCGAAATGTGCGGATATGCTGAAGCATCTGTGGATCCCGGTCATCATCATAGGTATGAGCGGCACAGCCGGCCTCATCAGGACGTTAAGAGCCAATCTCCTCGACGAGCTGGGCAAGCCCTACGTCGCCACAGCCAGAGCCAAGGGAGCGCCTGAGCGAAGGCTGCTCTACAAGTATCCTGTGAGGATCGCCATGATCCCTTTCATCAGCACAGTAGGATGGTCGCTCCCCACTTTGATCTCGGGCGAGACTATAACCTCAGTTGTGCTCAGTCTTCCCACAA includes:
- a CDS encoding ABC transporter permease, with amino-acid sequence MAGYVLRRVLYAMPTLILISIVSFIIIQLPPGDFLTSYIAQLSQTGQTVDEAAIASLTKRYGLDQPMHIQYFKWMWGMLHGDFGQSFEWNMPVSSLIWERLGLTVAISAATMLFTWAVSFPIGIYSATHQYSFGDYFVSAVGFIGLATPSFMLALILMWFAYSHFGQSVGGLFSPEFMEVGWSWAKCADMLKHLWIPVIIIGMSGTAGLIRTLRANLLDELGKPYVATARAKGAPERRLLYKYPVRIAMIPFISTVGWSLPTLISGETITSVVLSLPTTGPLLLRALQSQDMYLAGSFLMLLSSLTVIGTLTSDILLAWVDPRIRYE